A portion of the Calliphora vicina chromosome 5, idCalVici1.1, whole genome shotgun sequence genome contains these proteins:
- the LOC135961306 gene encoding uncharacterized protein LOC135961306 produces the protein MAPKIKVEYVVLKLTYSISMHPQSCPQITVSRRKRSPCDSIPLVNDWFDRIMTQEKSSIPSTAKVRYCEWNITSGNEDLFKANGHRFENMYFIMGKESVHSMFYMCEHINVEGRLSLTAHICRGCFNNEFEIVESVKGWLMERTGCN, from the exons atggcaCCTAAAATTAAAGTTGAATATGTTGTTCTAAAACTTACATATTCCATATCAAt GCATCCTCAATCCTGTCCTCAAATTACAGTGTCACGCAGGAAGCGTTCACCATGTGACTCCATACCTCTAGTTAATGATTGG TTTGATCGCATAATGACTCAAGAGAAGTCGAGTATACCATCCACCGCAAAGGTACGCTATTGTGAGTGGAATATTACTTCGGGCAATGAAGATTTATTTAAGGCAAATGGTCATCGGTTTGAAAACATGTATTTTATAATGGGCAAAGAATCCGTACATTCGATGTTCTATATGTGCGAGCATATAAATGTGGAAGGACGTCTTTCTTTAACTGCACATATTTGCCGCGGCTGTTTCAACAATGAGTTTGAAATTGTGGAATCCGTTAAGGGCTGGCTGATGGAAAGGACAGGTTGTAACTAA